A genomic stretch from Setaria viridis chromosome 1, Setaria_viridis_v4.0, whole genome shotgun sequence includes:
- the LOC117858682 gene encoding uncharacterized protein: protein MNNGFAGILHRRNQPLMDDSAVSIGFSMTGYTSGSHGQSQITFGLDRLGSAMDNSYSHGQRGLRRSSHAPAQDDGCRLVLGLGTTPEVNSADQHPAGVDKSRAPVTLFGQSFSFTDPGTLSLGVRQGCNAGAIQHKEMPTGHIISFGAVDEGSTSARRSAGGFMPSTVLAPRPDYVAVEEAQGLVDHTDNSYDSTVRDHDGFRLSTEPSASTTEASFGVSSDVVTVVSNPGQQAHRRHPKKCRFKGCSKGARGASGLCIAHGGGQRCQKPGCHKGAESRTAYCKAHGGGRRCLQLGCTKSAEGKTDHCIAHGGGRRCGYAGCPKAARGKSGRCIKHGGGKRCSVEGCIRSAEGRVGLCISHGGGRRCQYPDCRKGAQGSTLYCKAHGGGKRCVFEGCAKGAEGSTPLCKAHGGGKRCMYEGGGVCPKSVHGGTEFCVAHGGGKRCAVPGCGKSARGRTDRCVKHGGGKRCRVDGCGKSAQGSTEYCKAHGGGKRCVFGGGCEKFARGRSGLCAAHGTLVASQQHRCGGAGAGMIGPGLFHGIVRSASAANMNNNEYSSSGVSTVSDCGDGSPVLAAGRLELIPPQVLVPHSMKSLTPAAPAPERSREGGVVAVPEGRVHGGGLLSLLGGSFRNVDVDRL, encoded by the coding sequence ATGAATAACGGTTTTGCGGGTATCCTCCACCGCAGAAACCAGCCTCTGATGGATGATTCTGCAGTGTCGATTGGTTTCTCGATGACAGGCTACACATCAGGCAGCCATGGTCAGAGTCAGATAACATTTGGCCTAGACCGGTTGGGTTCAGCAATGGACAACAGCTACAGCCATGGCCAGAGAGGTCTGCGGAGGTCGAGCCATGCGCCTGCGCAGGATGATGGGTGCAGACTAGTCCTTGGACTGGGAACAACGCCAGAGGTTAATTCTGCTGACCAGCATCCTGCTGGAGTAGACAAGTCGAGAGCACCTGTGACTTTGTTTGGCCAGAGCTTCTCCTTTACTGATCCAGGGACGCTGAGCCTTGGGGTTCGCCAGGGCTGCAATGCTGGAGCAATTCAACACAAAGAAATGCCTACCGGCCACATCATTTCCTTTGGCGCTGTCGATGAGGGCTCAACGTCGGCCAGGAGAAGCGCCGGTGGCTTCATGCCATCCACTGTCCTCGCTCCTCGGCCAGACTATGTAGCAGTCGAAGAGGCACAGGGTTTGGTAGATCACACAGACAACAGTTACGATAGTACTGTTCGTGATCACGATGGTTTTCGGCTCAGCACTGAACCTTCGGCATCCACGACGGAGGCTTCGTTTGGCGTGAGCTCCGATGTTGTGACAGTGGTAAGCAATCCCGGACAGCAGGCTCATCGCCGGCATCCCAAGAAGTGCAGGTTCAAAGGGTGCTCCAAGGGCGCGCGGGGTGCGTCGGGCCTGTGCATCGCCCATGGCGGCGGGCAGAGGTGCCAGAAGCCCGGGTGTCACAAGGGCGCCGAGAGCCGCACAGCCTACTGCAAGGCCCACGGCGGCGGACGCCGGTGCCTGCAGCTCGGCTGCACCAAGAGCGCTGAAGGGAAGACGGATCACTGCATCGCCCATGGCGGCGGTCGCCGGTGCGGCTACGCTGGCTGTCCTAAAGCCGCGCGTGGCAAGTCCGGGCGGTGCATCAAGCACGGCGGCGGGAAGCGGTGCTCGGTGGAGGGATGCATCAGGAGCGCCGAGGGGCGGGTCGGGCTGTGCATctcccacggcggcggccggcgttgCCAGTACCCGGACTGCCGCAAGGGCGCGCAGGGCAGCACGCTCTACTGCAAGGCGCACGGCGGTGGAAAGCGGTGCGTCTTCGAGGGGTGCGCCAAGGGCGCCGAGGGCAGCACGCCGCTGTGCAAGGCACACGGCGGCGGGAAGCGGTGCATGtacgagggcggcggcgtgtgCCCGAAGAGCGTCCACGGCGGCACGGAGTTCTGcgtggcgcacggcggcgggaaGCGGTGCGCCGTGCCCGGGTGCGGCAAAAGCGCGCGCGGGCGCACGGACCGGTGCGTCAAGCACGGTGGCGGCAAGCGGTGCCGGGTGGACGGGTGCGGCAAGAGCGCCCAGGGCAGCACCGAGTACTGCAAGGCCCACGGCGGCGGGAAGCGGTGCGtcttcggcggcggctgcgagaAGTTCGCGCGCGGCCGGAGCGGCCTCTGCGCGGCTCACGGCACGCTGGTGGCCTCGCAGCAGCACcgatgcggcggcgcgggcgcgggcatgATCGGGCCGGGCCTCTTCCACGGCATCGTCCGGTCCGCCAGCGCCGCCAACATGAACAACAACGAGTACTCGTCGTCCGGGGTGAGCACTGTGTCGGACTGCGGCGACGGCTCGCCCGtgctggcggcggggaggctGGAGCTGATCCCTCCCCAGGTGCTGGTCCCCCACTCTATGAAGTCCTTGACGCCAGCCGCGCCGGCACCGGAGAGGAGCCGAGAGGGAGGGGTGGTCGCCGTCCCCGAGGGGAGggtgcacggcggcggcctcctgtCGTTGCTTGGCGGGAGCTTCCGGAACGTCGACGTCGACAGGCTCTGA
- the LOC117864830 gene encoding uncharacterized protein, protein MARGALPLLRLPVLLALCLAVAACFCGGGNAAAAERKTVGVHELKRGDDFSIKVTNWGATLMSVVLPDSKGNLDDVVLGYDTVAEYVNGTAYFGGLIGRVANRVAGARFTLDGKAYRLYPNDGNNSLHGGHRGFSKVIWTVMEHVGGGDSPYITLYYHSFDGEQGFPGDLDVYVTYRLSPPHVLSVRMNATARGSATPVNLAHHAYWNLGGHGSGPVLGETVQLLASRYTPVDAALIPTGALAPVAGTPYDFRAPAPVGARLAELLRGGVAGYDTNYAVDGADDSSTAPTSLRPVARVRDGATGRAMELWADQPGVQFYTANGLGGVRGKGGSVYERYGALCMETQGFPDAVNHPGFPSQIVRPGQVYKHDMVFKFSF, encoded by the exons ATGGCAAGAGGTGCTCTGCCTCTGCTCCGGCTGCCTGTTCTTCTTGCCCTGTGCCTTGCCGTGGCAGCGTGCTTCTGCGGCGGAGGAaatgcggcggcggctgagaGGAAGACGGTTGGCGTGCACGAGCTCAAGAGGGGCGACGACTTCTCCATCAAGGTCACCAACTGGGGTGCCACTCTCATGTCCGTCGTCCTCCCCGACTCCAAGG GGAACCTGGACGACGTTGTGCTCGGCTACGACACCGTCGCTGAATATGTG AACGGCACCGCCTACTTCGGGGGTCTGATCGGCCGCGTGGCCAACAGGGTCGCCGGCGCCCGGTTCACTCTGGACGGGAAGGCCTACCGGCTGTACCCCAACGACGGCAACAACTCGCTCCACG GTGGTCACCGGGGATTCAGCAAGGTCATATGGACGGTGATGGagcacgtcggcggcggcgactccccCTACATCACTCTCTACTACCATAGCTTCGATGGGGAGCAAG GTTTCCCCGGCGACCTGGACGTGTACGTGACGTACCGGCTCTCGCCCCCGCACGTGCTGAGCGTGCGCATGAACGCCACGGCGCGGGGCAGTGCCACCCCGGTGAACCTCGCGCACCACGCCTACTGGAACCTCGGCGGCCACGGCAGCGGTCCCGTCCTCGGCGAGACAGTGCAGCTCCTCGCGTCGCGGTACACGCCGGTGGACGCCGCGCTCATCCCCACGGGCGCGCTGGCGCCCGTCGCCGGCACGCCCTACGACTTCCGCGCGCCGGCACCCGTGGGCGCGCGCCTGGCCGAGCTCttgcgcggcggcgtcgcgggctACGACACCAACTACGCCGTGGACGGCGCCGACGATAGCAGCACGGCGCCGACGTCCCTGCGGCCGGTGGCGCGCGTCCGGGACGGCGCGACGGGGCGGGCGATGGAGCTGTGGGCGGACCAGCCCGGCGTGCAGTTCTACACCGCCAACGGGCTCGGCGGCGTCAGGGGCAAGGGCGGCAGCGTGTACGAGCGGTACGGCGCTCTGTGCATGGAGACGCAGGGGTTCCCCGACGCCGTGAACCACCCGGGCTTCCCGTCGCAGATCGTGAGGCCGGGGCAGGTGTACAAGCATGACATGGTGTTCAAGTTCTCCTTCTAG